The following are encoded in a window of Pseudomonas sp. JQ170C genomic DNA:
- a CDS encoding DUF2388 domain-containing protein, with the protein MRKPLIAATLGLLLLADIAQAQTLVATSNIIVRAFGRSIDFTSDTTTSIRDSKVVREARDDAASYVASNGDIRGAQLEAAFDTLRQRVPEARQASDQDLAEAILAL; encoded by the coding sequence ATGCGTAAACCGCTGATTGCCGCCACCCTTGGCCTTCTGTTGCTGGCCGATATCGCCCAGGCGCAAACCCTGGTGGCCACCAGCAACATCATCGTGCGCGCTTTCGGTCGTTCGATCGACTTCACATCCGACACCACCACCTCGATCCGCGACTCCAAAGTCGTGCGCGAAGCCCGTGACGATGCGGCCAGCTACGTCGCCAGCAACGGTGACATCCGTGGTGCCCAGCTCGAAGCCGCCTTCGACACCCTGCGCCAGCGTGTGCCTGAAGCACGCCAGGCCAGCGACCAGGACCTGGCCGAAGCCATTCTCGCCCTGTGA
- a CDS encoding DUF5924 family protein: MPQYLQRLIELIKRYPGVIALGGFISGIASFMLVDRQEGLASWIAIVMLISWIWLMMENTFTKLFAKVFKREIPQPLLRYATQMIHQESLFFVLPFFFVTTTWNSGQLVFTGLLGAAGLISIIDPLYYRWLAPRRWLFLALHTLTLFAALLTALPIILHLTTSQSFKLALGIAMLLSFPSLASSFPISHWRRGVMLVVMTLAVGASGWMLRSWVPPATLWMTEVAVSTQVENRTPGKSLDEIKASQIRSSGLYAFTAINAPRGLNERIYHVWQFDGKEVDRIALDIHGGRKEGYRAWTHKQNFPGNPVGRWQVRVLTEDGQVIGVLRFRVIDDGQATASQ, from the coding sequence ATGCCTCAGTATCTCCAGCGCTTGATCGAGCTGATCAAGCGCTATCCCGGCGTAATCGCCCTCGGCGGTTTCATCTCGGGTATTGCCAGTTTCATGCTGGTCGACCGCCAGGAAGGTCTGGCGAGCTGGATCGCCATCGTCATGCTGATCAGTTGGATCTGGCTGATGATGGAAAACACCTTCACCAAACTGTTCGCCAAGGTCTTCAAGCGCGAGATTCCCCAGCCGCTGTTGCGCTACGCCACGCAGATGATCCACCAGGAAAGTCTGTTCTTTGTCTTGCCGTTCTTTTTTGTCACCACCACCTGGAACAGTGGCCAGCTGGTGTTTACCGGCCTGTTGGGCGCTGCCGGGCTGATTTCGATCATCGACCCGCTGTATTACAGATGGCTGGCCCCGCGGCGCTGGCTGTTCCTCGCGCTGCATACCCTGACGTTGTTCGCCGCGCTGCTCACCGCGCTGCCGATCATCCTGCACCTGACCACCTCGCAGAGCTTCAAGCTGGCCTTGGGTATTGCCATGCTGCTTTCGTTCCCGAGCCTTGCCAGCAGCTTTCCGATCAGCCATTGGCGACGCGGTGTGATGCTGGTGGTCATGACCCTGGCGGTCGGCGCCAGCGGCTGGATGCTGCGATCCTGGGTGCCGCCGGCAACCCTGTGGATGACCGAAGTGGCGGTCAGTACCCAGGTCGAGAACCGCACCCCCGGCAAGAGCCTCGACGAAATCAAGGCCAGCCAGATTCGCAGCAGCGGCCTCTACGCCTTTACCGCCATCAACGCACCCCGCGGGCTGAACGAGCGGATCTACCATGTGTGGCAGTTCGACGGCAAAGAGGTCGACCGCATCGCCCTGGATATTCATGGCGGGCGCAAGGAAGGCTACCGGGCCTGGACCCACAAGCAGAACTTCCCCGGCAATCCGGTGGGCCGCTGGCAGGTGAGGGTGCTGACCGAAGATGGCCAGGTCATCGGCGTGCTGCGCTTTCGTGTGATTGACGATGGTCAAGCAACCGCCAGCCAGTAA
- a CDS encoding TerC family protein: protein MEWLTSPEIWVAFFTLTALEIVLGIDNIIMISILVSRMPKHMQQRTRIFGLALAMVTRILLLLSITWVMRLTADLFVVFDQGISGRDLILFFGGLFLLWKSSQEIYHGLEGEDETHEEPTGKGGKFLYTIIQIAIIDIVFSLDSVITAVGMVSHVPVMIAAIVVAVLVMMLCAGAISNFIDKHPSLKMLALSFLIVVGTVLIAEAFEVHVPKGYVYFAMAFSLAVEAINIKMRTAMARKKNQEQGEPVKLRKDIPGQ from the coding sequence ATGGAATGGCTGACCAGCCCAGAGATCTGGGTTGCCTTTTTTACACTGACGGCCCTTGAGATCGTTCTCGGCATCGACAACATCATCATGATCTCGATCCTGGTCAGCCGCATGCCCAAGCACATGCAGCAGCGCACCCGGATCTTCGGCCTGGCCCTGGCCATGGTTACCCGTATCCTCCTGCTGCTGTCGATCACCTGGGTCATGCGCCTGACGGCCGACTTGTTCGTAGTGTTCGACCAGGGTATTTCCGGCCGCGACCTGATCCTGTTCTTCGGTGGCCTGTTCCTGCTGTGGAAAAGCTCCCAGGAGATCTACCACGGCCTGGAAGGCGAGGACGAAACCCACGAAGAGCCGACCGGCAAAGGCGGCAAGTTCCTCTACACCATCATCCAGATCGCCATCATCGACATCGTGTTCTCCCTGGACTCGGTGATCACTGCGGTCGGCATGGTCTCTCACGTCCCGGTGATGATCGCTGCGATTGTCGTGGCCGTGCTGGTGATGATGCTCTGCGCCGGCGCCATCAGTAACTTCATCGACAAGCACCCGTCGCTGAAGATGCTGGCCCTGTCGTTCCTGATCGTGGTCGGTACCGTACTGATCGCCGAAGCGTTTGAAGTGCATGTACCGAAAGGCTACGTCTACTTCGCCATGGCCTTCTCCCTGGCCGTCGAAGCCATCAACATCAAGATGCGCACTGCGATGGCCCGCAAGAAGAACCAGGAGCAGGGCGAGCCCGTGAAACTTCGCAAGGACATTCCGGGTCAGTAA
- a CDS encoding Na/Pi cotransporter family protein, which produces MLTLLNLLSAVALLIWGTHIVRTGILRVYGSNLRRVLSQNMSKRPLAFVAGILVTAMVQSSNATAMLVTSFVGQGLMTLTPALAIMLGADVGTALMARVLTFDLSWLSPLLIFLGVIFFLSRKQTRAGQLGRVGIGLGLIILALQLIVEAAAPITQAQGVKVLFASLTGDILLDALVGALFALISYSSLAAVLLTATLAGAELISLPVAIGLVIGANIGSGLLAFLSTSMQNAAGRQVALGSLLYKLIGLILIIPVLDPLVKWMDSLTFSAQELVIGFHLLYNSLRCLIMLPTVTPMARLCSWLLPERAETNGRARPRHLDPAALGTPSLALANAVRETLRVGDLIDNMLEAMQGVLRGTQTAMTQQVRSLGEDVEALNNAIKLYLAQMPREDLSGQDSKRWAEIIELAINLKLASDLIERMLRKVQEQKTSQRREFSDVGLEELAGLHGQLIANLRLGLSVFLSADPESARQLLREKRRFRAQERRLAHAHVSRLQRRVVQSIETSALHLELIADMKRLNSLFCSSAYVVLGGSDTGGLLLDSVPDDAHSP; this is translated from the coding sequence ATGCTGACCCTGCTCAATCTGCTTTCCGCCGTGGCGTTGCTGATCTGGGGCACCCATATCGTGCGTACCGGCATCCTGCGGGTGTATGGATCGAACCTGCGGCGGGTGTTGAGCCAGAACATGTCCAAGCGACCGCTGGCATTCGTCGCCGGCATCCTGGTGACCGCCATGGTGCAAAGCAGCAACGCCACGGCGATGCTGGTGACCTCCTTCGTGGGCCAGGGTTTGATGACCCTGACCCCGGCGCTGGCGATCATGCTCGGTGCCGACGTCGGTACCGCCCTGATGGCACGGGTACTGACTTTCGACCTGTCCTGGCTGTCGCCCTTGCTGATCTTCCTCGGGGTGATTTTCTTCCTCTCGCGCAAGCAGACCCGCGCCGGGCAACTGGGCCGCGTCGGTATCGGCCTGGGCCTGATCATCCTGGCGTTGCAGTTGATTGTCGAAGCCGCAGCCCCTATTACCCAGGCCCAGGGCGTGAAGGTGCTGTTCGCCTCGCTGACCGGCGACATTCTGCTCGACGCCCTGGTCGGCGCCCTGTTTGCCCTGATTTCCTATTCCAGCCTGGCCGCCGTGCTGCTGACCGCGACCCTGGCAGGCGCCGAGCTGATCAGCCTGCCGGTGGCCATTGGCCTGGTCATTGGCGCCAACATTGGCAGCGGCCTGCTGGCCTTTCTCTCCACCAGCATGCAGAACGCTGCCGGACGCCAGGTGGCCCTGGGCAGCTTGCTGTACAAACTGATCGGCCTGATTCTCATCATCCCGGTGCTCGACCCACTGGTGAAGTGGATGGACAGCCTGACCTTCAGCGCCCAGGAGCTGGTGATCGGCTTCCACCTGCTCTACAACAGCCTGCGCTGCCTGATCATGCTGCCGACCGTCACCCCGATGGCCCGGCTGTGCAGTTGGCTGCTGCCGGAGCGCGCCGAAACCAATGGCCGCGCCCGCCCACGCCACCTGGACCCCGCCGCCCTCGGCACACCGAGCCTGGCCCTGGCCAACGCGGTGCGCGAAACCCTGCGCGTGGGCGACTTGATCGACAACATGCTCGAAGCCATGCAAGGCGTCCTGCGTGGTACTCAGACTGCGATGACCCAGCAGGTACGCAGCCTGGGTGAGGATGTCGAGGCCCTGAACAATGCGATCAAGCTGTACCTGGCACAAATGCCCCGCGAAGACCTCAGCGGCCAGGACAGCAAGCGCTGGGCGGAAATCATCGAGCTTGCGATCAACCTCAAGCTGGCCAGCGACCTGATAGAGCGCATGCTGCGCAAGGTGCAGGAGCAGAAGACCTCGCAACGCCGTGAGTTTTCCGACGTTGGCCTGGAAGAACTGGCCGGGCTTCACGGCCAACTGATTGCCAACCTGCGCCTGGGCCTGTCGGTGTTCCTGAGCGCCGACCCGGAAAGTGCCCGGCAGCTGCTGCGGGAAAAGCGCCGCTTCCGAGCCCAGGAGCGGCGCCTGGCCCACGCCCATGTCAGCCGATTGCAACGTAGAGTGGTGCAAAGTATCGAGACCAGTGCCTTGCACCTGGAACTGATTGCCGATATGAAACGATTGAACTCCTTGTTCTGCAGCAGTGCCTATGTGGTATTGGGTGGCTCCGATACCGGCGGTCTGCTGCTCGACAGCGTGCCGGATGATGCCCATTCACCTTGA
- a CDS encoding ABC transporter permease: MINSPGATLDTTSTPSRLQIVGDWTLAHYAELKQHSDSLKGQYDQQTEVDLSQLGKLDTAGAALLVELLGPERLSHLTESAQLPDASRALLQTVYCSVQNFCIPEKQPEQSVLIQLLSRIGCSVDTLWKDTLQILGFVGLILQTIFVRLFQPRRWRVTAVVAHIEQTGLDAAPIVALLTFLVGAVVAFLGATVLAGFGASIFTVDLVAFSFLREFGVLLTAILMAGRTASAFTAQIGSMKANEEIDAIRTLGLDPVELLVVPRVLALLIALPLLTFLAMICGIIGGAVVCALSLDISPAMFLSLLQSDIGVQHFLVGLAKAPFFAFLIAAIGCLEGFKVSGSAESVGAHTTSSVVQSIFVVIVLDAIAALFFMEMGW, translated from the coding sequence ATGATCAACTCGCCTGGCGCAACCCTGGACACCACAAGCACACCGTCACGCCTGCAGATCGTCGGTGACTGGACCCTGGCCCACTACGCCGAGCTCAAGCAGCACAGCGATAGCTTGAAAGGGCAGTACGACCAGCAAACCGAAGTCGATCTCAGTCAGTTGGGCAAGCTCGATACCGCCGGCGCCGCCTTGCTGGTTGAACTGCTGGGGCCCGAACGACTGTCCCACCTGACCGAATCAGCACAATTGCCCGACGCCAGCCGCGCCCTGCTGCAGACGGTCTACTGCTCGGTTCAGAACTTCTGCATCCCGGAAAAGCAACCCGAGCAATCGGTACTGATCCAGCTGCTCAGCCGCATTGGCTGCTCGGTCGACACCCTCTGGAAGGACACCCTGCAGATCCTGGGCTTTGTCGGCCTGATCCTGCAGACCATTTTCGTTCGCCTCTTCCAGCCCCGGCGCTGGCGCGTCACGGCGGTGGTCGCCCATATCGAACAGACCGGCCTGGACGCCGCGCCCATCGTCGCCTTGCTGACTTTCCTGGTCGGCGCCGTGGTGGCCTTCCTGGGTGCCACGGTACTGGCCGGGTTCGGCGCCAGTATCTTCACCGTCGACCTGGTCGCATTCTCCTTCTTGCGTGAATTCGGCGTTTTGCTGACCGCCATCCTCATGGCCGGCCGCACCGCCAGTGCCTTTACCGCGCAGATCGGCTCGATGAAAGCCAACGAAGAGATCGACGCCATCCGCACCCTGGGCCTGGACCCGGTAGAGCTGCTGGTGGTCCCGCGCGTCCTGGCGCTGCTGATCGCACTGCCTCTGCTGACCTTCCTGGCAATGATCTGCGGGATCATCGGCGGGGCCGTGGTCTGCGCGCTGTCGCTGGATATCTCGCCCGCCATGTTCCTGTCGCTGCTGCAAAGCGATATCGGCGTGCAGCACTTTCTGGTCGGCCTGGCCAAGGCACCGTTCTTTGCCTTCCTGATCGCCGCCATTGGCTGCCTGGAAGGCTTCAAGGTCAGCGGCAGTGCCGAGTCGGTGGGCGCTCACACCACCTCCAGCGTGGTGCAGTCGATTTTCGTGGTGATCGTCCTGGATGCGATCGCCGCACTGTTCTTCATGGAGATGGGCTGGTGA
- a CDS encoding M16 family metallopeptidase — translation MRCLMFLCLLLGAIPCFAFDRSQVEGYLLPNGLQVLLKSGYERNHVSIRLVVGVGFDDFPCEQQELPHLLEHLLFSGIDEGGEGGLEKRMQALGGEWNAYTSSADTTFVIEAPARNQRKVLDLLLAVIKDTEIDEDDLALSKRIVEREDGGHYTHLQRWLDRQDIGHRSSDQLAVELGLKCAERSAIDEMTLKQVNDLRQHWYAANNMSLIVVGGLDRLLPAYLERSYGELTPAEPGERRALDGVTQKAEFRRELDRGWLGDSAKLHWLFLEPVLDNDHGQTFDLLQRYLDWALYEELRLKHGVSYGPYTQRETFGDTGMMSLNADVDRADLKEAEQALGDMLDRLRKHGLDPTTFARIKQAAIDREAWTTQGNSALADYYWGALNDYLDGRFADPARTLRRVSLEDANLALKQLLAKPGYVRIERPLFSYNELTGLIALGLGLILAGILLWIRHRRHR, via the coding sequence ATGCGTTGCCTGATGTTCCTGTGCCTGTTATTGGGCGCCATACCCTGCTTTGCTTTCGACCGCTCGCAGGTCGAAGGTTATCTGTTGCCCAACGGGCTGCAGGTGCTGCTCAAATCAGGCTATGAACGCAACCATGTGTCAATTCGCCTGGTGGTCGGCGTCGGCTTCGACGACTTCCCGTGCGAGCAGCAGGAGCTGCCGCATCTTCTCGAACACTTGTTGTTCAGCGGCATCGACGAAGGCGGCGAAGGCGGTCTTGAGAAGCGCATGCAAGCGCTGGGCGGCGAATGGAATGCCTATACCAGCAGTGCCGACACCACGTTTGTGATCGAAGCCCCCGCCCGCAACCAGCGAAAGGTGCTGGACCTGTTGCTGGCGGTGATCAAGGACACCGAGATCGATGAAGACGATCTGGCGCTGTCAAAGCGGATTGTCGAGCGCGAGGACGGCGGACATTACACCCACCTGCAACGCTGGCTCGACCGCCAGGACATCGGCCACCGCTCCAGCGATCAGTTGGCGGTGGAGTTGGGGCTCAAATGCGCCGAACGTTCGGCGATCGACGAGATGACACTCAAGCAGGTGAATGACCTGCGCCAGCACTGGTATGCCGCCAACAACATGAGCCTGATCGTGGTCGGCGGCCTTGACCGGCTGCTGCCGGCCTACCTGGAACGCTCCTACGGCGAACTCACGCCCGCCGAACCGGGTGAGCGCCGGGCGCTGGACGGTGTCACGCAAAAAGCCGAATTCCGCCGCGAGCTGGACCGGGGCTGGCTGGGCGACAGTGCAAAGTTGCATTGGCTGTTCCTGGAGCCGGTACTGGACAACGACCACGGGCAAACCTTCGATCTGCTGCAGCGCTACCTGGACTGGGCGCTGTATGAAGAGCTTCGTCTCAAGCACGGCGTGTCGTACGGGCCTTACACCCAACGGGAGACCTTTGGCGACACCGGGATGATGAGCCTCAATGCCGACGTGGACCGTGCCGACCTCAAGGAAGCCGAACAGGCCCTGGGCGACATGCTCGACCGCCTGCGCAAGCACGGCCTGGACCCGACCACCTTCGCCCGGATCAAACAGGCGGCGATCGACCGCGAAGCCTGGACCACTCAAGGCAACTCGGCCCTGGCGGACTACTACTGGGGTGCGCTGAACGATTATCTCGACGGCCGCTTCGCTGATCCGGCGCGAACCCTGCGCCGGGTGAGCCTGGAGGATGCCAACCTGGCCTTGAAGCAACTGCTGGCCAAGCCTGGGTATGTGCGTATCGAGCGACCCCTGTTCAGCTACAACGAGCTGACCGGGCTCATCGCGTTGGGGCTGGGGCTGATCCTGGCGGGCATCCTGCTGTGGATAAGACACCGCAGGCACCGGTAA
- a CDS encoding GFA family protein, protein MTETYQGGCHCGALRYQIKGPLSDVAHCHCSVCRQVSGGLLITWLTRPCTDFQWLSGTPQRYDSSPSCVRYFCSRCGAHVALTTDLSPETIDITVSTLDNPELAQPKRHIWTESRLPWLHLDEHLPGEPHETL, encoded by the coding sequence ATGACCGAAACGTACCAAGGTGGCTGCCATTGCGGCGCCCTGCGTTATCAGATCAAAGGGCCATTGAGCGACGTTGCCCATTGCCATTGTTCGGTTTGCCGACAGGTCAGCGGCGGTTTGCTGATCACTTGGCTGACCCGCCCGTGCACCGACTTTCAATGGCTCAGTGGTACGCCCCAGCGCTACGACTCCTCACCCAGCTGTGTGAGGTACTTCTGCAGCCGCTGCGGGGCTCATGTGGCGTTGACCACCGACTTGAGCCCGGAAACCATCGACATCACCGTCAGCACCCTGGACAACCCGGAGCTGGCCCAGCCCAAGCGGCATATCTGGACGGAAAGCCGCCTGCCCTGGCTGCACCTGGATGAACACCTGCCAGGGGAGCCGCACGAAACCCTTTAG
- a CDS encoding DUF2388 domain-containing protein, translating to MFRSRFVGAALLLALASTANATSFVVTTDTIVRGVAASTDATSDVSSSFRDDKIVRAARDDAASFVASHGEIRGVKLESAFAHIRQQAPTLQASDAQLAQAILAI from the coding sequence ATGTTCCGTTCACGCTTTGTTGGCGCCGCACTGCTGCTGGCCCTGGCTTCCACCGCCAACGCCACTAGCTTCGTCGTGACTACCGACACCATCGTTCGCGGCGTAGCTGCTTCCACCGACGCCACCTCCGATGTGTCTTCCTCGTTCCGTGACGACAAGATCGTGCGCGCAGCCCGTGACGACGCTGCCAGCTTCGTTGCCAGCCACGGCGAAATCCGCGGTGTGAAGCTCGAGAGCGCTTTCGCCCACATCCGTCAGCAGGCTCCAACCCTGCAGGCGAGCGACGCGCAGTTGGCCCAGGCCATCCTGGCGATCTGA
- a CDS encoding CitMHS family transporter: MLTFLGFAMVITFMYLIMTKRLSALIALILVPILFALFGGFSGDIGPMMLQGITKLAPTGVMLMFAILYFGLMIDSGLFDPAVRKILKMVKGDPLKVSVGTAVLALVVSLDGDGATTYMICVAAMLPLYSRLGMSPRIMAGLIILAGGVMNMTPWGGPTARAASALHVDPSDIFVPMIPAMLAGVVAILAIAYMYGKRERARLGELHLPGDEIDHSEISVSQFPDARRPKMIWFNGALTAALMVALVAGLLPLPVLFMVAFSIAMIVNYPCLQMQKDRVAAHSGSVLAVVGLIFAAGIFTGILSGTGMVEAMSKSLLAVIPEALGPYLAVITAIVSMPFTFFMSNDAFYYGVLPVLSEAASHYGISPVEMARASIVGQPVHLLSPLVPSTYLLVALAGIDFGDHQRFTLKWAVLVCLCIMFAALLMGIFPVFSSL, encoded by the coding sequence ATGCTGACCTTCCTCGGCTTTGCCATGGTCATCACCTTCATGTACCTGATCATGACCAAGCGCCTGTCGGCCTTGATTGCCCTGATCCTGGTACCGATCCTGTTCGCCCTGTTCGGTGGCTTCTCGGGCGATATCGGCCCAATGATGCTGCAAGGCATCACCAAGCTGGCCCCGACCGGGGTCATGTTGATGTTCGCCATTCTGTATTTCGGCCTGATGATCGACTCCGGCCTGTTCGATCCTGCGGTGCGCAAGATCCTCAAGATGGTCAAGGGTGACCCGCTGAAAGTCTCGGTGGGTACCGCCGTGCTGGCCCTGGTCGTGTCGTTGGACGGCGACGGCGCTACCACCTACATGATCTGCGTGGCAGCCATGCTGCCGCTGTACAGCCGCCTGGGCATGAGCCCACGCATCATGGCCGGCCTGATCATTCTCGCCGGCGGGGTGATGAACATGACCCCCTGGGGTGGCCCGACCGCACGCGCCGCCAGCGCCCTGCATGTCGATCCTTCGGACATCTTCGTCCCGATGATCCCGGCCATGCTCGCCGGTGTGGTGGCGATCCTTGCCATTGCCTACATGTACGGCAAGCGTGAGCGTGCCCGTCTGGGTGAGCTGCACCTGCCGGGCGACGAAATCGACCACAGCGAAATCAGCGTGTCGCAGTTCCCCGACGCCCGCCGGCCGAAAATGATCTGGTTCAACGGCGCCCTGACCGCTGCCTTGATGGTTGCCCTGGTTGCAGGCCTGTTGCCACTGCCGGTGCTGTTCATGGTCGCCTTCAGTATCGCCATGATCGTCAACTACCCGTGCCTGCAAATGCAGAAAGACCGCGTTGCGGCACACTCCGGCAGCGTGCTGGCCGTGGTCGGCCTGATTTTCGCCGCGGGTATCTTCACCGGCATTCTGTCCGGTACCGGCATGGTCGAGGCGATGTCCAAGAGCTTGCTGGCCGTGATTCCGGAAGCCCTGGGCCCGTACCTGGCGGTAATCACTGCCATCGTCAGCATGCCGTTCACCTTCTTCATGTCCAACGACGCCTTCTACTACGGTGTCCTGCCGGTACTTTCCGAGGCCGCCAGCCACTACGGTATCTCGCCGGTAGAGATGGCCCGCGCGTCGATCGTCGGCCAGCCCGTGCACCTGCTCAGCCCGCTGGTACCCTCTACCTACCTGCTGGTAGCCCTGGCCGGCATCGACTTCGGCGACCACCAACGCTTCACCCTGAAGTGGGCAGTGCTGGTCTGCCTGTGCATAATGTTCGCCGCGCTGCTCATGGGAATTTTCCCAGTGTTCAGTAGCCTATAA
- a CDS encoding DUF7844 domain-containing protein codes for MKNLRAWLLGGLLTLLGMPALADLQLQLNTDGLTPAQQQASQALLDEAMQALPPSFKVRLDRRIQVSWSGKMPADAYGQASLVSTLELNQKLLPSLTDGSAASQKTGRPHGTVRNELLATVLHELTHIYDRARLWQGADRRLITQCTRHMSSQGKVGLPEQCRGQTDRRFTLSDDPRLLDLAGWQQYVGRRGEREQHNRQVARSPDSYELSSPKEFIAVNMEYFLLDPSFACRRPALQTYLKAHFDWAPDQPACTQALPFLNAGNDFAKAPLGEIDPERVYAVDYLLAEANQNWVSRWGHSMLRLVICAPGRPRGPDCRLDLDQHLVLSYRAFVNDLQLSSWDGLTGAYPSRLFVLPLAQVIDEYTKTELRSLASIPLKLDRTELESLVRQAAEMHWSYDGNYYFLSNNCAVETLKLLRSGTANPRLTDLDSIMPNGLLEVLQGRGLADVSVLDDPREALRLGYRFDSYRDRYQAMFLVLKQQLPIPQDSVESWLEQSAQQRQQWFTQADLRTSAALLLLEQASLRRQLLLAQDEVKQRYLTGRAENDASVAKANGTLQQILANSGFLSRPAELLGSKGYGLPQESERALLISESSQRQQQLQSLSADLDKEVRALLGPARAAEIAAVEANIKQVGEHLRALHKAAGGLQLP; via the coding sequence GTGAAAAACCTGCGCGCCTGGCTGCTGGGCGGCCTGCTGACACTGCTGGGCATGCCTGCACTGGCGGACTTGCAGCTGCAGCTCAACACCGACGGCCTGACGCCTGCCCAGCAACAGGCCAGCCAGGCGCTGCTTGATGAAGCCATGCAGGCGCTGCCGCCCAGCTTCAAGGTGCGCCTGGATCGACGCATCCAGGTCAGCTGGAGCGGGAAGATGCCGGCGGATGCCTACGGCCAGGCATCGCTGGTCTCGACCCTCGAACTGAACCAAAAACTGCTGCCAAGCCTGACCGACGGCAGCGCTGCCAGCCAAAAGACCGGGCGCCCCCACGGCACGGTTCGCAACGAGCTGCTGGCCACCGTCCTGCACGAACTGACCCACATCTACGACCGCGCACGCCTCTGGCAAGGTGCTGACCGGCGTCTGATCACCCAGTGCACGCGCCATATGAGCAGCCAGGGCAAGGTTGGCCTGCCCGAGCAATGCCGCGGACAAACCGACCGACGCTTCACGCTCAGCGATGATCCGCGCCTGCTCGACCTGGCTGGCTGGCAGCAATATGTAGGCAGGCGAGGGGAGCGCGAGCAGCATAACCGCCAGGTCGCGCGCAGCCCGGACAGCTACGAGCTGAGCAGCCCAAAGGAATTCATTGCGGTCAACATGGAGTACTTCCTCCTTGACCCAAGCTTCGCCTGCCGTCGGCCCGCCCTGCAGACTTACCTCAAGGCCCACTTCGACTGGGCACCGGATCAGCCGGCGTGCACACAGGCACTGCCATTCCTCAATGCCGGCAACGACTTCGCCAAGGCACCGCTGGGTGAAATCGATCCCGAACGTGTCTACGCCGTGGATTACCTGCTGGCCGAGGCCAATCAGAACTGGGTCAGCCGCTGGGGCCATAGCATGCTGCGCCTGGTGATCTGCGCACCGGGGCGTCCGCGCGGGCCTGACTGCCGCCTCGACCTGGACCAGCACCTGGTGCTCTCATACCGGGCTTTCGTCAATGATCTGCAGCTATCGAGCTGGGACGGCCTGACCGGCGCCTACCCCTCGCGCCTGTTCGTTCTACCGCTGGCCCAGGTCATTGATGAGTACACCAAGACCGAGCTGCGCAGCCTGGCGTCGATCCCGCTCAAGCTTGATCGCACCGAGCTTGAAAGCCTGGTTCGCCAGGCAGCGGAGATGCATTGGAGCTACGACGGCAACTATTACTTCCTGTCCAACAACTGCGCGGTGGAAACCCTCAAGCTGCTGCGCAGCGGCACCGCCAACCCGCGCCTGACCGACCTGGACAGCATCATGCCCAATGGCTTGCTGGAAGTGCTGCAAGGCCGCGGCCTGGCCGATGTCAGTGTCCTCGATGACCCACGGGAGGCGCTGCGCCTGGGCTACCGCTTCGACTCCTACCGCGACCGCTACCAGGCCATGTTCCTGGTCCTCAAGCAGCAATTGCCGATTCCCCAGGACAGCGTCGAATCGTGGCTGGAGCAATCGGCCCAGCAGCGCCAGCAGTGGTTCACGCAGGCCGACCTGCGCACCAGCGCGGCCTTGCTCCTGCTGGAGCAGGCCAGCCTGCGCCGGCAACTGCTGCTGGCCCAGGACGAGGTCAAGCAGCGTTACCTGACCGGGAGGGCGGAGAACGATGCGAGCGTCGCCAAGGCCAACGGCACCCTGCAGCAGATTCTGGCCAACAGCGGCTTTCTCAGTCGTCCGGCCGAGCTGCTTGGCAGCAAGGGCTATGGGTTACCGCAGGAAAGTGAGCGGGCGCTGTTGATCAGCGAGTCCAGCCAGCGACAACAGCAGCTGCAATCCCTCAGTGCCGACCTGGACAAGGAAGTGCGGGCGCTATTGGGCCCGGCACGCGCCGCCGAAATCGCCGCCGTAGAGGCCAACATCAAGCAGGTGGGCGAGCACCTGCGCGCCCTGCACAAGGCGGCGGGTGGCCTGCAGCTCCCCTGA
- a CDS encoding DUF2388 domain-containing protein, with translation MRYLSLLLLGLCWGGSAQALDLTTNNLVISGYVTSKVTSAPFDRKLLFDAQDAAAAFVASDGQLRGARLQAALNRLRQSNPELHADDLELAQAILVQ, from the coding sequence ATGCGTTATCTGTCATTGCTGTTGCTTGGGCTGTGCTGGGGCGGTTCTGCCCAGGCACTGGACCTCACCACCAATAACCTTGTCATCAGTGGCTACGTCACCAGCAAGGTGACCTCGGCACCCTTCGATCGCAAACTGCTCTTCGATGCCCAGGATGCTGCAGCGGCGTTTGTCGCCAGCGATGGCCAGCTCCGGGGCGCCCGCTTGCAAGCGGCGCTCAATCGCCTGCGCCAGTCCAACCCCGAACTTCATGCCGACGACCTTGAACTGGCGCAGGCAATTCTCGTCCAATGA